One window of the Helicobacter ganmani genome contains the following:
- a CDS encoding aminoglycoside 6-adenylyltransferase, which translates to MRTQKEIFALILDFVKRTDSIRAVTLEGSRANPNIKQDKFCDYDISFFLNAKNLESFKNDEEWLKIFGNILMLQKPEAMELYPPDLREGWFSFLVLFDDGVRIDLSLIPLADIEWYKDNERLMRVLLDKDNQFMPINEPSDSAFFIKPLTKQSFLDCCNEFYWRYVCIHKDILRGEVLLANAHLAMMREGLLILLSWRVALRQNNFAFSLGKEYKFLPHFLEPKERKSLYKCYKLGDLKQARKTLKTMEKFFAKNARELIKVHFKDLHTLPYAKEAKQYVTILKT; encoded by the coding sequence ATGCGCACGCAAAAAGAAATTTTCGCCCTTATTTTAGATTTTGTCAAACGCACAGATTCTATCCGCGCGGTTACATTAGAGGGTTCAAGGGCAAATCCCAACATCAAGCAAGATAAATTTTGCGATTATGATATTTCTTTTTTCTTAAACGCTAAAAACTTAGAATCCTTTAAAAATGATGAGGAATGGCTTAAAATCTTTGGCAATATTTTAATGCTCCAAAAGCCTGAAGCTATGGAGCTTTACCCGCCTGATTTAAGGGAGGGTTGGTTTAGCTTTTTAGTGCTTTTTGATGATGGGGTGCGCATAGATTTGAGCCTTATTCCCCTTGCGGACATAGAATGGTATAAGGACAATGAGCGGCTAATGCGCGTTTTGCTTGATAAAGATAATCAATTTATGCCTATCAATGAGCCAAGCGATAGTGCGTTTTTTATCAAGCCTCTAACCAAACAGAGCTTTTTGGACTGTTGCAATGAATTTTATTGGCGCTATGTTTGCATACACAAGGACATTTTAAGAGGCGAAGTGCTCCTTGCAAACGCACATTTAGCGATGATGAGAGAGGGGCTTTTGATTTTGCTTTCTTGGCGTGTGGCATTAAGACAAAATAATTTTGCTTTTTCTCTAGGCAAGGAATATAAGTTTTTACCCCATTTTTTAGAGCCTAAAGAGCGCAAAAGTCTCTATAAATGCTATAAACTAGGGGATTTAAAACAAGCGCGAAAAACGCTTAAAACAATGGAGAAATTCTTTGCCAAAAATGCGCGGGAGCTTATAAAAGTGCATTTTAAAGATTTGCACACTCTGCCTTATGCAAAAGAAGCAAAGCAATATGTGACGATTCTAAAAACATAA